In one Oncorhynchus kisutch isolate 150728-3 unplaced genomic scaffold, Okis_V2 Okis04b-Okis11a_hom, whole genome shotgun sequence genomic region, the following are encoded:
- the LOC116359703 gene encoding forkhead box protein I2-A, which yields MLLMIEEDTRIRTQIERIMNAFGQQPSNAQTSPIQHHSAQELLDMAVYCDNFGSMYQHQQNIHHGHHPQRPPAHPPSYGLGEYTSPTTNPYLWLNGPSIDSSPYLTGLNGASYIQSGYGANQRQFLPPPTGFGGADLGWLSISSQQELFKMVRPPYSYSALIAMAIQGAGDKRLTLSHIYQYVAENFPFYKKSKAGWQNSIRHNLSLNDCFKKVARDDDDPGKGNYWTLDPNCEKMFDNGNFRRKRKRRADLNGGDTNNTVIPVKSEDTAALKLSDTASIMSSSPLQNSPGSSEPKSSPSPSVEHSPCYNNFVSTMNTMLAGSNNGSTREGGRGDFGSGGHVMGELSPHQTRENMSGLGSYSPSQITPLNSDTTHLSTANRMNYYTSAQNNHSGGLGLTNSLPNHFSVNHLIYSREGTEV from the exons ATGTTGTTGATGATAGAAGAAGATACCAGGATTCGTACTCAAATAGAACGGATTATGAACGCTTTTGGACAGCAGCCATCCAACGCGCAGACAAGCCCCATTCAGCACCACAGCGCACAGGAGCTCCTGGATATGGCCGTGTACTGCGATAACTTCGGCAGCATGTACCAGCACCAGCAAAACATCCATCATGGTCACCACCCGCAGAGGCCGCCGGCGCATCCTCCAAGCTACGGCCTCGGTGAGTACACCTCGCCGACCACCAACCCGTACCTGTGGCTAAACGGACCGAGCATCGACTCGTCTCCATACCTGACGGGATTGAATGGAGCATCGTACATACAGTCTGGATACGGAGCGAACCAGCGGCAGTTCCTGCCCCCTCCTACGGGGTTTGGTGGAGCTGACCTCGGATGGCTGTCGATCTCCAGCCAGCAGGAACTCTTCAAGATGGTTCGACCTCCTTACTCTTACTCAGCGCTCATAGCCATGGCTATCCAGGGCGCCGGGGACAAGAGGTTGACGCTGAGTCACATCTATCAGTATGTGGCAGAGAATTTTCCGTTTTATAAGAAGAGCAAAGCTGGGTGGCAGAACTCAATCAGACACAACCTGTCACTGAATGACTGTTTTAAGAAGGTTGCCCGGGATGACGATGATCCTG GAAAGGGGAATTACTGGACATTGGACCCAAACTGTGAGAAAATGTTCGATAACGGCAACTTccgaagaaagagaaagagacgagCTGACTTGAACGGAGGAGACACCAACAACACTGTTATTCCGGTGAAATCAGAAGACACTGCCGCCCTGAAGCTCTCCGACACGGCCAGCATCATGAGTTCATCCCCTCTCCAGAACTCCCCTGGTTCCTCCGAGCCCAAATCATCCCCGTCACCGTCTGTGgaacacagtccctgttacaacAACTTTGTCTCCACTATGAACACGATGCTGGCGGGGAGTAACAACGGCTCTACCcgggaggggggcaggggggaCTTTGGTTCAGGAGGACATGTTATGGGGGAATTGTCGCCTCATCAGACCCGAGAGAACATGTCCGGACTTGGTTCATACTCGCCCTCTCAAATCACGCCATTGAACAGTGATACCACTCACCTCTCCACAGCTAATAGAATGAACTACTACACATCAGCACAGAACAATCACAGTGGAGGCCTGGGCCTCACCAACTCTCTCCCAAACCACTTCAGTGTTAATCATTTGATATACAGCCGCGAAGGAACCGAGGTGTaa